One segment of Scleropages formosus chromosome 23, fSclFor1.1, whole genome shotgun sequence DNA contains the following:
- the nfyc gene encoding nuclear transcription factor Y subunit gamma isoform X2 — MSADNSFGAGGGSDAQQSLQSFWPRVMEEIRNLTVKDFRVQELPLARIKKIMKLDEDVKMISAEAPVLFAKAAQIFITELTLRAWIHTEDNKRRTLQRNDIAMAITKFDQFDFLIDIVPRDELKPPKRQEEVRQSVAPAEPVQYYFTLAQQPGTVQVQTQQQGQAATTPSGATTLQPGQIIITQPQQSQSAPVTMQVGEGQQVQIVQAAAQGQAAAQPAGQTMQVMQQIITNTGEIQQIPVQLNAGQLQYIRLAQPVSGTQVVQGQIQTLATNAQQITQTEVQQGQQQFNQFTDGQQLYQIQQVTMPAGQELTQPMFIQSTSQTADGQVTTQVSAD; from the exons ATGTCGGCGGACAACTCGTTCggagcaggagggggcagcgaCGCTCAGCAGAGCCTTCAGTCTTTCTGGCCTCGTGTCATGGAGGAGATCCGGAACCTCACTGTG AAGGATTTCCGGGTGCAGGAACTACCCCTGGCACGCATCAAGAAAATCATGAAGCTGGATGAAGATGTGAAG ATGATCAGTGCTGAAGCCCCAGTTCTGTTTGCCAAGGCAGCCCAGATCTTCATCACAGAACTCACCCTGCGAGCCTGGATCCACACAGAGGACAACAAGCGCCGGACGCTGCAG AGGAACGACATCGCCATGGCCATCACCAAGTTCGACCAGTTCGACTTCCTCATCGACATCGTACCTCGGGATGAGCTCAAGCCCCCGAAGCGGCAG GAGGAGGTGCGTCAGTCCGTGGCCCCAGCGGAGCCCGTGCAGTACTACTTCACCCTGGCGCAGCAGCCTGGCACGGTGCAGGTGCAGACCCAACAGCAGGGCCAGGCGGCGACCACGCCTAGCGGTGCCACCACGCTGCAGCCGGGCCAGATCATCATCACGCAGCCGCAGCAGAGCCAG agTGCTCCGGTGACGATGCAGGTGGGCGAGGGCCAGCAGGTGCAGATTGTGCAGGCGGCTGCGCAGGGACAGGCAGCCGCACAGCCAGCGGGGCAGACCATGCAGGTCATGCAGCAGATCATCACCAACACCGGGGAGATCCAGCAGATTCCG GTGCAGCTCAACGCGGGACAACTGCAGTACATCCGTCTGGCCCAGCCTGTGTCCGGCACGCAGGTCGTCCAGGGACAGATCCAAACACTGGCCACCAACGCCCAGCAG ATCACACAGACAGAGGTGCAGCAGGGGCAGCAGCAGTTCAACCAGTTCACTGACGGACAG CAGTTGTACCAGATCCAGCAGGTGACGATGCCGGCCGGCCAGGAGCTCACCCAGCCCATGTTCATCCAGTCCACCAGCCAGACAGCCGATGGTCAGGTGACCACGCAAGTCAGTGCTGACTGA
- the nfyc gene encoding nuclear transcription factor Y subunit gamma isoform X1: MSADNSFGAGGGSDAQQSLQSFWPRVMEEIRNLTVKDFRVQELPLARIKKIMKLDEDVKMISAEAPVLFAKAAQIFITELTLRAWIHTEDNKRRTLQRNDIAMAITKFDQFDFLIDIVPRDELKPPKRQEEVRQSVAPAEPVQYYFTLAQQPGTVQVQTQQQGQAATTPSGATTLQPGQIIITQPQQSQVLQGTTMQQLQQVQVAPSQATPITSAPVTMQVGEGQQVQIVQAAAQGQAAAQPAGQTMQVMQQIITNTGEIQQIPVQLNAGQLQYIRLAQPVSGTQVVQGQIQTLATNAQQITQTEVQQGQQQFNQFTDGQQLYQIQQVTMPAGQELTQPMFIQSTSQTADGQVTTQVSAD; this comes from the exons ATGTCGGCGGACAACTCGTTCggagcaggagggggcagcgaCGCTCAGCAGAGCCTTCAGTCTTTCTGGCCTCGTGTCATGGAGGAGATCCGGAACCTCACTGTG AAGGATTTCCGGGTGCAGGAACTACCCCTGGCACGCATCAAGAAAATCATGAAGCTGGATGAAGATGTGAAG ATGATCAGTGCTGAAGCCCCAGTTCTGTTTGCCAAGGCAGCCCAGATCTTCATCACAGAACTCACCCTGCGAGCCTGGATCCACACAGAGGACAACAAGCGCCGGACGCTGCAG AGGAACGACATCGCCATGGCCATCACCAAGTTCGACCAGTTCGACTTCCTCATCGACATCGTACCTCGGGATGAGCTCAAGCCCCCGAAGCGGCAG GAGGAGGTGCGTCAGTCCGTGGCCCCAGCGGAGCCCGTGCAGTACTACTTCACCCTGGCGCAGCAGCCTGGCACGGTGCAGGTGCAGACCCAACAGCAGGGCCAGGCGGCGACCACGCCTAGCGGTGCCACCACGCTGCAGCCGGGCCAGATCATCATCACGCAGCCGCAGCAGAGCCAG GTGCTACAGGGGACCAccatgcagcagctgcagcaagTGCAGGTGGCCCCATCACAGGCCACGCCCATCACG agTGCTCCGGTGACGATGCAGGTGGGCGAGGGCCAGCAGGTGCAGATTGTGCAGGCGGCTGCGCAGGGACAGGCAGCCGCACAGCCAGCGGGGCAGACCATGCAGGTCATGCAGCAGATCATCACCAACACCGGGGAGATCCAGCAGATTCCG GTGCAGCTCAACGCGGGACAACTGCAGTACATCCGTCTGGCCCAGCCTGTGTCCGGCACGCAGGTCGTCCAGGGACAGATCCAAACACTGGCCACCAACGCCCAGCAG ATCACACAGACAGAGGTGCAGCAGGGGCAGCAGCAGTTCAACCAGTTCACTGACGGACAG CAGTTGTACCAGATCCAGCAGGTGACGATGCCGGCCGGCCAGGAGCTCACCCAGCCCATGTTCATCCAGTCCACCAGCCAGACAGCCGATGGTCAGGTGACCACGCAAGTCAGTGCTGACTGA